TTGACGAGCCGACCGAGGGCATCCAGCCCAATATCATCCAGCAGATCGGCCGGGTGATCTCGCAGCTGCGCGACGAGGGCGGCATGGCGATCGTGCTGGTGGAGCAGTATTTCGATTTCATGTGGGGGCTCGCCGACAGTTTCGTCGCCGTGCAGCGCGGCGCGGTGTCGCTGGCCGGCAAGGCGGGCGAGATCGATCGCGAGGCGCTGCTGGCCAAGGTTTCGATCTGACCAAGCCCTCAGAAACGCCCGCAAATTTGCTGCACTGCGGCGGATTTTCCACTTGCTCAAAACGCTTTGAACGCCAATTCTCCCGCTCGGGAGATTTGTTTGCATGCTGCCGAAGGCAACGATCCGTGACCGCGCCCTGACCCCCGTGCCGCAAGGTACGGGATCCGTCGGCAAAGGCGGTCGCGCGGCGCTCGTCTCCCTCTCTCCAAGGCTTTTTCCGTCCCGCCCCTGTCATGGGCGCGGGGCGATTTCCGCGTTTCCGACATCCAGTGACAGGAGGACCTCATGAAAACGATTCGCACGCCGCTGCTGGCCAGCGCCGCCATGGCGCTGGTGCTGAGCGCCGGGGCCGCAGGGGCGGAAACCATCCGCTTCTGGACCACCGAGGAGCAGCCCGAACGGCTGGCCCGGCAGGAGGCGATGGCCGCCGCCTTTTCCGAGGCCTCCGGCCATGAGGTCGAGGTGATCCCCGTCACCGAAAGCGATCTCGGCACCCGCGCCACCGCCGCCTATGCGGCGGGCGACCTGCCGGACGTGATCTATCATCCGCTCTCCTACGCCCTGCCCTGGGCCGAAGCCGGCATTCTCGACCCCGACGCCGCCTCCGACGTGATCGAGGATCTGGGCGCCGACACTTTCGCGCCGGGCGCGCTGAACATGGCCTCCTTCGATGGCGGCTATGCCTCGGTGCCCGCCGATGGCTGGACGCAGATGATCGTCTACCGCGCCGATCTCTTCGAAGAGGCCGGGCTCGAGCCGCCGACCTCCTATGCCAATGTCGAGGCGGCGCTCGACGCGCTGCACAACCCGCCGGAGATGTATGGGTTTGTCGCCGCCACAAAGGTGGACGAGGCCTTCATGTCCCAGGTGCTGGAGCATGTCTTCCTGGCCAATGGCGTCTCGCCGGTGGGGCCGGACGGGTTCGCGCCGCTGGATGAGGCCAAGACCACCGAGGTGCTGGAATTCTACAAAACCATCGCCGAGGCCTCGCCTCCGGGCGATCTCTACTGGGATCAGTCGCGCACGCTCTATTTCTCGGGCAACGCCGCGATGATCATCTGGTCGCCCTTCATCCTCGACGAGCTGGCGGGCCTGCGCGACAGCGCGCCGCCCACGATCAATGACGATCCGACCTCGCCGGAGCTGGCCTCGAAAACCGGGATCGTGACCAATTTCTCCGGCCCCTCGAACCCCGACGGCGCCGCCTGGGCCTTGGTTAACATGTTCGGGATCACCGGCGATGCCTCCACCGACGCCGCCATCGACTTCGTGAAATATTCGATGGACGAGGGCTATGTCGACACGCTGGCCATCGCGCCCGAGGGCAAGTTCCCGATCCGGCGCGGCACCGAGGACGATCCCGAAGCCTTTGTCAGCGCCTGGTCCGAGCTGCCGGTGGGCGTCGACCGCAAGGCGCCGCTGGGTGAGCTCTATCCGCAGGAGATGATCGACGAGATCGTCGCCGGGCTTGACGTGGCGCAGCGCTGGGGCGTCGCGGACGGGCAGCTCGCGCTGACCTCCAAGATGATCAATTCCCAGGTCGTGAACCGCGTGGTGCGCGAGTTCATCGACGGGCAGATCGACGCCTCCGCCGCCGTGGCGGAGCTGAACGAGGAGCTGGGCGCGATCGACTGATCGCCCTGCCCCGGGGCCTTCACGCGGAGGTCCCGGGGCAAGCCCGGGACGGGAGTATCTCATGACCGACGCTGTGCCCCCCACCGGCACCGGCCCGCTGGCCAAACGCGAGGCGCGGCTGGCCTGGGGATTGCTGTTTCCGACGCTGGCGGCGGTGTCGCTGGTGGTCATCCTGCCGCTGCTGGCGGTGTTCTGGATCAGTTTCAAACCGGTGGGGCTCGCCAATCTGCGCCCGCCCACCCCCATCGTGCGCGAGGACATCCGCGGCGACCTGGAGGCGCCGGGCGACGCCGCCACGCTGCGCTACCGGCTGCGCAACTCCTCGCAGGACCAGCCCATTCTGGGGGTCACGCTGAGCGATGCCTGGCCCGAGGGGCTGGAGGCGAGCGAGCTGGACCCGCGCTGTGCCATCGCGGAGGGGCGGCTTTCGTGC
The window above is part of the Salipiger abyssi genome. Proteins encoded here:
- a CDS encoding ABC transporter substrate-binding protein encodes the protein MKTIRTPLLASAAMALVLSAGAAGAETIRFWTTEEQPERLARQEAMAAAFSEASGHEVEVIPVTESDLGTRATAAYAAGDLPDVIYHPLSYALPWAEAGILDPDAASDVIEDLGADTFAPGALNMASFDGGYASVPADGWTQMIVYRADLFEEAGLEPPTSYANVEAALDALHNPPEMYGFVAATKVDEAFMSQVLEHVFLANGVSPVGPDGFAPLDEAKTTEVLEFYKTIAEASPPGDLYWDQSRTLYFSGNAAMIIWSPFILDELAGLRDSAPPTINDDPTSPELASKTGIVTNFSGPSNPDGAAWALVNMFGITGDASTDAAIDFVKYSMDEGYVDTLAIAPEGKFPIRRGTEDDPEAFVSAWSELPVGVDRKAPLGELYPQEMIDEIVAGLDVAQRWGVADGQLALTSKMINSQVVNRVVREFIDGQIDASAAVAELNEELGAID